In a single window of the Gadus chalcogrammus isolate NIFS_2021 chromosome 20, NIFS_Gcha_1.0, whole genome shotgun sequence genome:
- the tlk1a gene encoding serine/threonine-protein kinase tousled-like 1 codes for MEELHSLDPRRQELLEARFMGGVGGSTGGSTGSTSGGTKGLANNECSNHSFGSIGSSSDKESEGSDVKRGSSPAYSTPEKKPSESSRGRKRKPETQSESSQGKTIGRGPKISDYFDFQGGNGASPVRGGGAGGGGGGGGGGGGGGGVGGGVPLVIRSPQNSHSAQGAAVRQSSSSPPSLSFGDQVMLPKQLAIKCVQTDLTGLKLAALESNKNLDLEKKEGRIDDLLRANCDLRRQVDEQQKLLEKFKERLNKCISMSKKLLIEKSTQEKQSCREKSMQDRLRLGHFTTVRHGASFTEQWTDGYAFQNLVKQQEWLNQQREDMERQRKLLAKRKPPSSSNSQAPATNSEPKQRKTKAVNGAESDPFLKPSLPQLLTLAEYHEQEEIFKLRLGHLKKEEAEIQAELERLERVRNLHIRELKRINNEDSSQFKDHPTLNERYLLLHLLGRGGFSEVYKAFDLIEQRYAAVKIHQLNKNWREEKKENYHKHACREYRIHKQLDHPRIVKLYDYFSLDTDTFCTVLEYCEGNDLDFYLKQHKLMSEKEARSIVMQIVNALRYLNEIKPPIIHYDLKPGNILLVDGTACGEIKITDFGLSKIMDDDNYGADGMDLTSQGAGTYWYLPPECFVVGKEPPKISNKVDVWSVGIIFFQCLYGRKPFGHNQSQQDILQENTILKATDLQFPVKPVSSNEAKAFIKRCLAYRKEDRFDVHQLGGDSYLLPHMRRSSSSGALQVGPGGPGSSSTPTTGGVISSY; via the exons ATGGAGGAGCTTCACAGCCTGGACCCCAGGAGacaggagctgctggaggctCGCTTCATGGGCGGTGTCGGCGGCAGCACCGGGGGCAGCACCGGCAGCACCAGCGGGGGAACCAAA GGTTTAGCAAACAATGAATGTTCAAATCACAGCTTTGGAAGCATAGGGTCTTCAAGTGACAAGGAGTCTGAG GGCTCGGATGTGAAAAGGGGGAGCTCTCCTGCTTATTCG aCACCGGAGAAGAAGCCATCGGAGTCTTCGAGGGGAAGGAAGAGAAAACCTGAGACCCAATCAGAAAGCAGCCAag GAAAGACCATTGGCCGTGGACCTAAAATCAGCGATTATTTCGAT TTCCAGGGAGGGAACGGGGCCAGTCctgtcagaggaggaggggctggcggaggaggaggaggaggaggaggaggaggaggaggaggaggtgttggtggtggtgtcccACTAGTGATCCGCTCGCCACAGAACTCCCACTCAGCTCAGGGTGCCGCT GTCAGACAAAGTAGCTCATCTCCCCCCAGTCTGTCTTTCGGGGACCAGGTCATGCTTCCAAAGCAACTCGCAATCAAATGTGTCCAG ACTGACCTCACTGGACTGAAACTGGCTGCACTTGAAAGCAATAAGAATCTGGACCTTGAGAAGAAGGAAGGGAGGATCGATGACTTGTTGAGG GCAAACTGTGATCTCAGAAGGCAGGTAGACGAACAACAAAAATTACTTGAAAAGTTTAAGGAACGCTTGAATAAATGCATCAGTATGAGCAAGAAGCTGCTCATAGAGAAG AGCACCCAGGAGAAGCAGTCGTGCCGGGAGAAGAGCATGCAGGACCGGCTGCGTCTGGGACACTTCACCACGGTGCGCCACGGGGCCTCGTTCACCGAGCAGTGGACGGACGGCTACGCCTTCCAGAACCTCGTCAA GCAACAGGAGTGGTTGAACCAGCAGCGCGAGGACATGGAGAGGCAAAGAAAACTGTTGGCTAAAAGGAAGCCGCCGTCGTCCAGCAACTCCCAGGCGCCCGCGACCAACTCGGAGCCAAAACAGCGCAAGACAAAGGCGGTGAACGGAGCTGAAAGCGATCCCTTTCTGAAACCCAGCCTACCTCAGCT GTTGACTCTCGCCGAGTACCACGAGCAGGAGGAGATCTTCAAGCTGCGGCTTGGTCATCTGAAGAAG GAAGAAGCGGAGATCCAGGCCGAGTTGGAGCGTCTGGAGAGAGTGCGTAACCTCCACATTCGAGAGCTGAAGAGAATAAATAATGAAGACAGTTCTCA GTTTAAGGACCACCCGACGTTAAACGAGCGGTACCTGCTCCTACACTTGCTAGGCAGAGGGGGCTTCAGTGAAGTTTACAAG GCCTTCGACCTCATCGAACAAAGATATGCTGCTGTGAAGATCCATCAACTCAACAAGAactggagggaggagaagaaggagaactaTCACAA gCATGCGTGCCGGGAGTACCGAATACACAAGCAGCTGGACCACCCTCGCATCGTGAAGCTCTACGACTACTTTTCACTGGACACGGACAC GTTCTGCACGGTGCTGGAGTACTGCGAGGGCAACGACCTGGACTTCTACCTGAAGCAGCACAAGCTCATGTCGGAGAAGGAGGCGCGGTCCATCGTCATGCAGATCGTCAACGCACTGAGATACCTGAACGAGATCAAGCCGCCCATCATCCATTATGACCTCAAGCCAG GCAACATCCTATTGGTGGACGGCACGGCGTGCGGGGAAATCAAGATCACAGACTTTGGTTTGTCCAAAATCATGGACGACGACAACTATGGCGCCGATGGCATGGACCTGACGTCGCAGGGGGCCGGGACATACTG GTACCTGCCCCCCGAGTGTTTCGTCGTGGGTAAAGAACCTCCAAAGATCTCCAACAAGGTGGACGTGTGGTCTGTGGgcatcatcttcttccagtgtCTCTACGGGAGAAAG CCCTTCGGCCACAATCAGTCCCAACAGGACATCCTGCAGGAGAACACCATCCTTAAAGCTACAGACCTCCAGTTCCCTGTGAAGCCCGTCTCGAGTAATGAAGCAAAG gccTTCATCAAGCGCTGCCTGGCCTACCGCAAGGAGGACCGATTCGACGTGCACCAGCTGGGGGGCGACTCCTACCTGCTGCCACACATGCGGCGATCCAGCTCCTCAGGCGCCCTGCAggtgggccccggggggccgggctcctcctccacccccaccaccgggGGCGTCATCTCATCatactga
- the LOC130373712 gene encoding Golgi reassembly-stacking protein 2-like: MGGSQSVEIPGGGSEGYHVLRVQENSPGHRAGLEPFFDFIVSMSDTRLNKDNDTLKELLKGSVERPLKMLVYSSKTLDVREASVTPSTLWGGQGLLGVSIRFCTFDGANENVWHVLEVEAKSPAALAGLRPHSDYIIGADSVMNESEDLFSLIEAYDGKGLKLYVYNTDTDSCREVVITPNCDWGGEGSIGCGIGYGYLHRIPTLPFSEGKKISFPAPTASGAAAPPKDGFTEVHLSAVSVTASPDASPSVGGVTVSSAQPPALSAFQTGLMPLPGRLPPLPPLPPLPPLPNLNITLPELSRLSLHGVGGLPPAGLPPLAPLNLPPLVPGATPPLSERVLPGAGAPPPTSGVQDPVAMATPPLSYPLVHGFPHQYSAPSSGATPHPGNVTVSS; encoded by the exons ATGGGGGGTTCTCAGAGCGTGGAAATCCCGGGCGGAGGATCTGAAGGATACCACGTCCTCAGA GTCCAAGAGAATTCCCCTGGCCACCGCGCTGGATTGGAGCCGTTCTTTGACTTCATCGTCTCCATGTCAGACACCCGACTG AACAAAGACAACGACACGCTGAAGGAGCTGCTGAAGGGCAGCGTGGAGCGGCCCCTCAAGATGCTGGTGTACAGCAGCAAGACCCTGGACGTCAGGGAGGCCTCCGTCACCCCCAGCACCctgtggggggggcagggcctgCTGGGGGTCAGCATCCGCTTCTGCACCTTCGACGGCGCCAACGAGAACGTCTGGCACGtgctg gagGTGGAGGCCAAATCTCCGGCGGCTCTGGCGGGCCTGAGACCCCACTCGGACTACATCATCGGGGCCGACTCGGTCATGAACGAG AGCGAGGATCTGTTCTCGCTCATCGAGGCGTACGACGGGAAGGGGCTGAAGCTGTACGTGTACAACACCGACACAGACAGCTGCCGCGAGGTGGTGATCACCCCCAACTGCGACTGGGGCGGGGAGGGCag CATCGGCTGTGGGATCGGCTACGGCTACCTGCACCGGATACCCACGCTGCCTTTCTCCGAGGGCAAGAAGATCAGCTTCCCTGCCCCGACGGCCAGCGGAGCGGCGGCACCACCTAAGGATGGCTTCACAGAG GTTCACCTGTCGGCCGTGAGTGTCACGGCCTCACCTGATGCGTCTCCGTCTGTGGGTGGGGTCACCGTCAGCTCCGCCCAGCCGCCCGCCCTCAGCGCCTtccagacag GTTTAATGCCTTTACCCGgacgcctccctcccctccctcccctccctcccctcccacccctccccaacCTCAACATCACCTTGCCGGAGTTGAGCAGGCTCTCGCTACATGGCGTCGGCGGGCTTCCCCCTGCAG gtctccccccgctggctccgCTCAACCTGCCCCCTCTGGTCCCGGGGGCGACCCCCCCCCTGTCGGAACGGGTCCTTCCGGGCGCCGGGGCCCCGCCTCCGACGTCCGGCGTTCAGGACCCCGTCGCCATGGCGACCCCACCGCTGTCCTACCCCTTGGTCCACGGCTTCCCCCATCAGTACAGCGCGCCGTCGTCAGGGGCGACGCCTCACCCGGGAAACGTCACCGTGTCGTCGTAA